Below is a genomic region from Zerene cesonia ecotype Mississippi chromosome Z, Zerene_cesonia_1.1, whole genome shotgun sequence.
AATTGCTGTATGCGATTACTTTTTCCTATACGACTAAATTTTGCGCGTTAGGATGGCCTTACGATGATGATTGGCTGaacttgttaaaataataattaaagatcTTCACTGATGAACATCGTTTGATCATAGcaatatattactaattatttacacattgcTATTCGCCTAGTGTCTCGACGAATTATACTTATACAAGTGTCGCCCTTTAACACCCACATTCGTCTTCCCACACGAATCTCAAGGCGAATAGCAAGCACACTGTTAACGattgaacataaataaagtttcggtcaaaatttcatgtaaaatgtaaatattaaaacattgtataaCTTCTTATATAAACTGCTTAGAATATTCCTAGATCACAAATTTTTCTCCAAATAAGAACATCTGTTTCGATTCTACACTCCGCACTGGAGCCGATTTCGTTAAACCGGCAAGTTGCAACGGTTTAAcggcttttttttttaattaactcaaACTTTCGCGCCAACTTCCAAGTAGCTCCAAATCATGTCTACACGTGCTATTTGCGCAAACATATGTCGCTACAAACATGCATGTGCAAACCAAGTTTGCGCCCGTGTTGTCCTGTGTGTGgctttaaatctaaaaaaaaaacttatccTTTTAATATCTTTCAAATGGGTAGGGTATTTTTTCATCGCAATATATTAATGGTCGAGGAGGTGCCTGATGAGTGAGGTAACAATCCAAATTCTAAGACGAGGCAACAATTTCCAATTCAACATTTAAAGATTCAAGCAACCAACCCGTGTACATTATcgatgtataaaaatgaattaagcATTTTTTTCGAACATGATTTAAGTTGGtagatactaaaataaaaattacataaacacgtaattataaaaggaaaatatcaaCTACAATAACAGGGAAAGATTAATAACTGTTGTGTACGAAATGCAACGtggaaatataatacatataaaaaaatacacggAGAACCATGTAACAAAAACCAATTACGTACCTAACAATATctgaaatagaaatttaaaaaataacatatttttatttccgcGTGAAGAACGAAAGAACGTAATTTATCATACACTTTACTTCTCATTTTCTGTGATAAGTTGCGttcaaattatcaataattgtTGTAAATTGTATTGCTATTGATTAAAACACATCATTTTTTGaaacacaattatattattaatattttctccagttaaaaatatgttagttatctcaaaacttttattatgcgcgaaataataaatacttttaaaactcGGTTAGTAATTCAGGAAATGGAAAGAGAACGCATGCGCAATGCGCATGTCGTATTCGGTCGTTCCTCATTCACTGTGGCCGACAACGCAGAATTGAGATTTTCTTGTTCGTCTAATTTTTGCCAGTTAtaacgtaatttattaaaaaatgccgAACCAAGTTTTGATTATAGAACCACAAAATGAGCTGAAGTTTAGAGGTGAGTAACTTTTCTATTTACAGAACGAAGATTAGAACACCCGCATTGAAACTTGGGCAACATAGGTCATGTTAGCTGCTGACAAATGGAGATTTCTATTTCCAGATATAGGCATTTTGTCGGGGTGCGGTTTTGTCAtggttattaatttacaaaacattgtcttttatattaatcagtCTAAATAACTAATAGATTTTTCTGTATCAGATATGTGTAAAAACGTTACGACAGCCGAACATAAGTATGTCGGCAGTACGTCGATTGATTGATTAGCAGGGTCCATCTTCGAAAAAAATTCgtaaacatatttcaaaatatataaacttattttaacaataatttgtttaacacagtttatcattattttacgGGAACATCGAAGTTCTTCAACTAGTTTCGTGTTCATAGgtagtaaaatttttttatttatgtcgaTAATAGAATATGTTCTGGGATATAAATGAATGagagaataatttatttttttgcgaTTATTTAGCAACAACTTTTGTCTTTCTTCACTACAACACTTCAACaagattacaaaatttaaatggaagcAAATTGAGACACTGTTATTTAAACTTAAGAACACTAAATATTTGcagtatatactatatttttgcatatttcattaattgaaataaattttaaattatagttataacaTACTACAGatctagaaaataaaataactataactaTTAGATGATAACCAACTTGAAACTGTTTgggatttcaaattaaaatgtactttaacttataaaattgcattttaattaaaaactctaaacagtataatatattaaactcataatttaaaaaataaaaataatattgttatatcactcaaattgtttgtatgtgtatttgaGAGATCAGAGATTAGCTCTGATACAAATAGCATTGagatattatagtaattattatagatattataataagtaatactttacttgtataaaaattatgttttgttaaattatcattaaaatattgttttatcttttctgttgtattaataaaattagccCAGAAGTtctagttaatattttaactatccagcggtacaaacaaacaacaatacCAATTTTACACActagaagaaaatattttattaatgtgtttaaagaacagaaaaaaattaactgaaatgtatatatatcctGACAAATAATATAGGTGTATGAAttcaaaactgttttattttattacatacaaagaGAATCATCTAGATAAGAAGATTgtcatatcaattattttaaaaatatatggttTTCTTGTTAAATAAGTACTGCACTttggaatataattttaatgcaaattaagctattataaattttatagattttattgaaagtttttttagTGTACTTAGTATAATGAATGTCCacagtaattattatacatattgttttcttatataacacaagatttttaattcagtcatctagataattaaattctacCTCTATTTGCTGTGAATAATCTACACCATTACATgattctttcaaataatatttacttaaataatcatatatgaGTTAACTATCAGGTACAAGTTACATATGatcatatgtatgtatacaatactttttttattacacaatagtgtttgaaatttgtttgtttcatatGGTGTGATATTCACTGTggaattaaatacttttaaaactttgtaaaaGGTGAGGAACTGTTGAGATATACCCATAAACATTTAGATTAGTGTTAGTAAAAATAACTCCCTATATTATAACTAACACACATGTAATTTGAGTTGAAATCATAATCATTACTTCTATATTATTCCctgaattttatgtttgatccCGTGTTACCAGTGCAGTCAATCTGAAGtgcaatagtttttattattgaaagttTTAGTTGATTTTTCAGGGCTGTTTGATCAGGGGTATACTACCTACATGAAGCTGTCAAACCCCACCAACGATACGGtactgtttaaaattaaaacaacagcACCCAAAAAGTATTATGTGCGCCCCAACTCTGGTTCACTTGAACCAAATGGCAAAGTTGATATTGCAAGTGAGTTATCaaacttttttcattatttatatttgatagtaCTGTTACTGAacaacacatttataaattaatatgacgTTACATTATATAGACacttcaaaaaatttacacagattaataaatacacagtACAACGGTTAGTCTATCTACCAGTACACAGTATGTTCCATAATAATGGCtgcttaaaaaaattcatcgaAGTTTGAATTTACAACAATGTATCAATTGTTTCTAGTTACCCCTCAGCCCGTTTACGTCGATCCTAACGagaaacataaacataagTTTATGGTCCAGAGCGTTATTGCCCCAGAAGGCAAGACCAACATTGAACAAGTGGTGAGTAAACTTTCTCGCCTCATAACTTCAttgtcaattaatttaatgtgtatacaatgtaagaaatatattatatggataAGTACATTCGGAATGCTTGCAATGTTAAAGATTCGATTTTACAttgaaatcatataaaatgtatgtttttatcacTTAGCATTTTCGTAAAGACCTACATACATAACCACATCGTACAAAAGCAAATACTTGtattggaataatatatattgttaaaataattaattagttaattattacatgtttTCAGTGGAAGGAGATTAGTCCCGACCAGCTCATGGATTATAAATTACGCTGCGTATTCGAAACTCCACGAGGAACTAATCTCAATGTACGTAATTTGTTTATCAGGAAACTTTCCATGAAGTCACTATTACTCTAGTCCTATATTAGCATCAATAgtatcacatttttaattcaatgtgTCTCCCGCAACGTCCATTAGAATGTCGCATGATATAACAGCACATCGATTTCTCAGAACTGTAGAAAAATAAGCGCACAACAAAGTGTATGGTCGAATAAAGATTGAAATGTAAGGGCGTTTCCACACAGGACGCGGGCGACAACGCCGCCCAAAACGAAGTTACTAAAAAGCGCGTCGCGGTCGCCGACGAAGCGAAGGCGTCTAACGCGTCGCACTCGTCGTCCAAGGTATTTAGTACGCTCATTTACAAGGGTTCCCCggatttatgaattttttttttattaaaatggggAGCTCTTCGTTGTGTGATATTAACAGTAGTGGACggctttttaatgtttttgttttgccCAATCTCTAACCCATTGAACCAATCATGCATTCATTTTATTCGACATTCCATTCACTTGAATTGTTGGCTGTTGCCGCTTGGGAGTTCATCgtaaaatgaatgtttaaatacCCTATGTCCAGTGTGTCAGAACTTAGTATCAATGTTCACGATTGCGTCAAATGGTAAAGGCTAATATTGCACG
It encodes:
- the LOC119835526 gene encoding vesicle-associated membrane protein-associated protein B isoform X3; translation: MPNQVLIIEPQNELKFRVDFSGLFDQGYTTYMKLSNPTNDTVLFKIKTTAPKKYYVRPNSGSLEPNGKVDIAITPQPVYVDPNEKHKHKFMVQSVIAPEGKTNIEQVWKEISPDQLMDYKLRCVFETPRGTNLNDAGDNAAQNEVTKKRVAVADEAKASNASHSSSKAFSKSENVESDLQKATNEVIHLREEESKLRHENLRLKEELLRLHQQVGGEQVAARGHSYGPEKKEQAVLMPWLAIAIGMALLGIIIGKFFM
- the LOC119835526 gene encoding vesicle-associated membrane protein-associated protein B/C isoform X1 → MPNQVLIIEPQNELKFRVDFSGLFDQGYTTYMKLSNPTNDTVLFKIKTTAPKKYYVRPNSGSLEPNGKVDIAITPQPVYVDPNEKHKHKFMVQSVIAPEGKTNIEQVWKEISPDQLMDYKLRCVFETPRGTNLNDAGDNAAQNEVTKKRVAVADEAKASNASHSSSKEAVEGFIQNEAKRRDEGPADSSSVKTAFSKSENVESDLQKATNEVIHLREEESKLRHENLRLKEELLRLHQQVGGEQVAARGHSYGPEKKEQAVLMPWLAIAIGMALLGIIIGKFFM
- the LOC119835526 gene encoding vesicle-associated membrane protein-associated protein B/C isoform X2, with protein sequence MPNQVLIIEPQNELKFRGLFDQGYTTYMKLSNPTNDTVLFKIKTTAPKKYYVRPNSGSLEPNGKVDIAITPQPVYVDPNEKHKHKFMVQSVIAPEGKTNIEQVWKEISPDQLMDYKLRCVFETPRGTNLNDAGDNAAQNEVTKKRVAVADEAKASNASHSSSKEAVEGFIQNEAKRRDEGPADSSSVKTAFSKSENVESDLQKATNEVIHLREEESKLRHENLRLKEELLRLHQQVGGEQVAARGHSYGPEKKEQAVLMPWLAIAIGMALLGIIIGKFFM